From the Rhodococcus sp. NBC_00297 genome, one window contains:
- the dapA gene encoding 4-hydroxy-tetrahydrodipicolinate synthase: MTIGDTARTVDAAGTVDTAARVQTSSTPSPFGAVSVAMVTPFTPAGALDIDASVALAVHLVSSGCDSLVISGTTGESPTTTDREKADLLRAVVAAVGDRARIVAGAGTNDTAHSIELARAAADAGAHGLLVVTPYYSRPPQAGLYAHFVAVADSTDLPVMLYDIPPRSVVPIETETLRRLADHPRILAVKDAKGDLAAGAELIASTGLEYFSGDDPLNLPWLSVGAVGFVSVIGHLVPGKLRDLHSAWAAGDIAAAQAINVGLLPIVRSFARLGGVTGSKAGLRLLGIDVGEPRLPQVPPSTDQIDALAADLHRAGVL, translated from the coding sequence ATGACCATCGGTGACACCGCGAGGACTGTCGACGCTGCGGGGACTGTCGACACTGCGGCACGAGTGCAGACGAGCAGCACGCCCTCGCCGTTCGGTGCCGTCTCCGTCGCGATGGTGACACCGTTCACTCCGGCCGGCGCTCTCGACATCGACGCCTCCGTCGCCCTGGCCGTTCATCTGGTCTCGAGCGGGTGCGACAGTCTGGTGATCTCGGGAACGACGGGCGAGTCGCCGACCACGACGGACCGCGAGAAGGCCGACCTGCTGCGCGCCGTCGTCGCCGCGGTCGGAGACCGCGCTCGGATCGTCGCCGGTGCGGGTACCAACGACACCGCGCACAGCATCGAACTGGCCCGCGCCGCTGCCGACGCCGGAGCGCACGGACTGCTCGTCGTCACCCCGTACTACTCGCGTCCGCCGCAGGCCGGCCTGTACGCCCATTTCGTCGCCGTGGCCGACTCGACGGATCTGCCCGTCATGCTCTACGACATCCCGCCCCGCTCGGTCGTGCCGATCGAGACGGAGACGTTGCGTCGTCTCGCCGATCATCCGCGCATCCTCGCCGTCAAGGACGCGAAGGGCGACCTCGCCGCGGGAGCCGAACTCATCGCCTCGACCGGCCTCGAGTACTTCTCGGGCGACGATCCGCTCAACCTGCCCTGGCTGTCCGTCGGAGCTGTCGGCTTCGTCAGCGTCATCGGGCACCTCGTGCCCGGCAAGCTCCGCGATCTCCACTCCGCCTGGGCCGCGGGCGACATCGCCGCGGCGCAGGCCATCAATGTCGGTCTGCTCCCGATCGTCCGGTCGTTCGCCCGACTCGGCGGCGTCACGGGCTCCAAGGCGGGCCTTCGTCTTCTCGGCATCGACGTGGGAGAGCCCCGTCTGCCGCAAGTTCCACCGTCCACCGATCAGATCGATGCTCTGGCAGCCGATCTCCACCGTGCAGGAGTTCTTTGA
- the thyX gene encoding FAD-dependent thymidylate synthase, with protein sequence MSQRPVSEHRAGAPLSVELVAATSFTAPSDVPWETDADGGQALVEFAGRACYQSWSKPNPRTATNSGYLNHLLAVGNWSVFEHASASFYITGISRSCSHELIRHRHFSFSQLSQRSVSERDASMVVPPALESDATLRELFQNATDSSRAAYDALLSALEAETGADSAAVVAGKQARQAARSVLPNAVETRLVMTGNYRSWRHFVTMRASEHADLEIRRLAVACLRRLVEVAPDVFADFEIETLADGTEVARSSYAGE encoded by the coding sequence ATGTCCCAGCGTCCAGTGTCCGAGCATCGTGCCGGTGCCCCGTTGTCCGTCGAGCTGGTGGCCGCCACGTCCTTCACCGCGCCGTCGGACGTGCCGTGGGAGACCGACGCCGACGGCGGTCAGGCGCTGGTCGAGTTCGCCGGCCGGGCCTGCTACCAGAGCTGGTCGAAGCCCAATCCGCGCACCGCGACCAACTCCGGGTACCTGAACCATCTACTGGCTGTGGGGAACTGGTCGGTGTTCGAGCACGCGTCGGCGAGCTTCTACATCACCGGTATCTCACGTTCCTGTAGCCATGAGTTGATCCGGCACCGACATTTCTCCTTCTCGCAACTCTCCCAGCGTTCGGTGTCCGAGCGCGACGCGTCGATGGTCGTGCCCCCGGCCCTCGAGTCCGACGCGACGTTGCGTGAGTTGTTCCAGAATGCGACCGACTCGTCCCGTGCCGCGTACGACGCGCTGCTGTCCGCACTCGAAGCGGAGACCGGTGCGGACTCGGCTGCGGTCGTCGCCGGGAAGCAGGCGCGGCAGGCCGCGCGCTCGGTGCTCCCGAACGCCGTGGAGACACGACTGGTGATGACCGGGAACTACCGGTCGTGGCGGCATTTCGTCACCATGCGGGCCTCGGAGCACGCCGATCTCGAGATCCGACGGCTCGCGGTGGCCTGTCTGCGGCGGCTCGTCGAGGTCGCCCCCGACGTCTTCGCGGACTTCGAGATCGAGACACTGGCCGACGGGACGGAAGTCGCCAGGAGCTCGTACGCGGGGGAATAG
- a CDS encoding winged helix-turn-helix domain-containing protein, whose translation MRELSAAAARRTAVAAQGFGRARSGAFSGRRAVAGVVRSTKLLQIDSVSAAVRAHYAPVFSRVGPYDRQALDDAAWTDTARSPRLLVEYWAHEAAFLPVADWPLMRWRMDQYEHGRWGGAARVAARSPGLVEDVLDAIRDQGPVTARDLEVLLDRRRPGPKGPWWDHSDVKVVCEQLFAGGVLSVPRRERFTRLYDLAERVLPADVVSRRVDEVDAVRQLVEKSAEAMGVATAADLRDHYRLSAAQTTRGVADLVDAGVLVPVAVTGWRDQAFLHRDTRIPRSVESAALLCPFDPLIFGRPRTERLFDFRYRIEIYTPEPKRTFGYYVFPFLLHDELVARVDVRVDRAGGVLTVPGAFTEASVDARGRRGEVASALAASVTEMARWLDVADVVVGDRGDLAADLRREVRAVPE comes from the coding sequence ATGCGTGAGCTGTCCGCGGCGGCAGCGCGTCGCACGGCCGTCGCGGCCCAGGGCTTCGGTCGAGCGCGGTCCGGTGCGTTCTCCGGCAGGCGCGCGGTGGCGGGTGTGGTGCGCTCGACGAAGTTGCTGCAGATCGATTCGGTGTCCGCGGCGGTGCGGGCGCACTACGCGCCGGTGTTCAGTCGTGTCGGCCCCTACGACCGTCAGGCGCTGGACGATGCGGCATGGACCGACACGGCGCGATCGCCGCGCCTGCTCGTCGAGTACTGGGCGCACGAGGCGGCATTCCTGCCCGTCGCCGACTGGCCGCTGATGCGGTGGCGGATGGATCAGTACGAGCACGGCCGGTGGGGCGGCGCCGCGAGGGTCGCCGCGCGCAGTCCCGGACTGGTGGAGGACGTGCTCGACGCGATCCGCGACCAGGGGCCCGTCACCGCGCGCGATCTCGAAGTTCTGCTGGATCGCCGCAGACCCGGCCCGAAGGGGCCGTGGTGGGACCACAGTGACGTCAAGGTGGTGTGCGAACAGCTCTTCGCCGGTGGCGTGTTGTCGGTACCGCGCCGGGAACGGTTCACGAGGCTGTACGACCTCGCCGAGCGCGTACTGCCCGCGGACGTCGTGTCGCGACGGGTGGACGAGGTGGACGCGGTGCGTCAGCTCGTCGAGAAGTCCGCCGAGGCGATGGGGGTCGCCACCGCGGCCGACCTGCGCGATCACTACCGACTGTCGGCGGCCCAGACCACTCGGGGCGTGGCCGACCTGGTGGACGCGGGCGTGCTGGTGCCCGTGGCCGTCACCGGGTGGCGGGATCAGGCCTTCCTGCATCGCGACACCCGGATACCGCGGTCCGTCGAGTCGGCCGCACTGCTGTGCCCGTTCGACCCGCTGATCTTCGGCCGTCCGCGCACCGAGCGTCTCTTCGACTTCCGCTACCGCATCGAGATCTACACGCCGGAGCCGAAGCGGACGTTCGGGTACTACGTCTTCCCGTTCCTGCTGCACGACGAGCTCGTCGCCCGGGTCGACGTCCGGGTCGATCGCGCCGGGGGAGTGCTCACGGTGCCCGGTGCGTTCACCGAGGCATCCGTCGACGCCCGTGGTCGCCGCGGCGAGGTGGCGTCGGCGCTGGCCGCGTCGGTGACGGAGATGGCGCGATGGCTGGACGTGGCGGACGTCGTGGTCGGTGACCGTGGTGATCTCGCGGCCGACCTGCGCCGCGAGGTACGCGCCGTCCCTGAATGA
- a CDS encoding DMT family transporter: MPHTSAPRSGVALLVVAAVLWGTGGVLGTALGRSADLPSTAVAAYRLGLGGLMLLAVVAATGGVLPRGRPVWRRIAVVGTLAAVFQGAYFAATVTAGVAAATLVTIGSAPVVVVLVESLTARRRPAGAVVRTVVVGVAGLGLLVGSPADGDLRSTVVGGALAVVSGSAFATMTLVGRRHAAQGDDTVVTGWSFVLGGALLAVAATATDRTALLPVVSVTSILLVLSFALVPTAVAYSAYFRGLRTAAASTAAVVALLEPLTGTVLAVILLDERLTAVGAVGAVLLLVSVVDAGVTHARTNAGGAHA, translated from the coding sequence GTGCCGCACACGAGTGCGCCGCGATCAGGTGTGGCGTTGCTCGTCGTCGCCGCCGTGCTGTGGGGGACCGGCGGTGTTCTCGGAACCGCGCTGGGTCGCTCCGCGGACCTCCCGTCCACCGCGGTCGCCGCGTACCGGCTCGGCCTCGGCGGGCTGATGCTCCTCGCGGTCGTGGCCGCGACCGGGGGCGTCCTGCCGCGCGGCCGACCTGTGTGGCGTCGCATCGCCGTCGTCGGAACACTCGCCGCGGTCTTCCAGGGTGCCTACTTCGCGGCCACCGTCACGGCGGGCGTGGCGGCCGCGACCCTGGTGACCATCGGGTCGGCTCCCGTGGTGGTCGTCCTCGTGGAGTCGCTGACGGCACGTCGCCGCCCGGCGGGTGCCGTCGTGCGGACCGTCGTCGTCGGTGTCGCGGGGCTCGGGCTGCTCGTCGGTTCCCCGGCCGACGGCGATCTGCGGTCCACCGTCGTGGGCGGCGCTCTGGCGGTGGTGTCGGGCAGTGCGTTCGCGACGATGACCCTCGTCGGTCGTCGACATGCCGCGCAGGGCGACGACACCGTCGTCACCGGATGGTCGTTCGTGCTGGGCGGGGCGCTGCTCGCGGTGGCAGCGACAGCCACGGACCGCACGGCGCTGCTCCCGGTCGTGTCGGTGACGAGCATTCTCCTCGTGCTGAGCTTCGCCCTCGTCCCGACGGCTGTGGCCTACAGCGCTTACTTCCGCGGACTGCGGACCGCGGCGGCGTCGACGGCGGCGGTCGTCGCACTCCTCGAACCTCTCACCGGTACCGTCCTGGCAGTGATCCTGCTGGACGAACGACTCACGGCGGTGGGCGCCGTCGGTGCGGTGCTGCTCCTGGTGTCCGTCGTCGACGCCGGAGTGACTCACGCCCGGACGAACGCGGGCGGTGCCCATGCGTGA
- a CDS encoding trans-aconitate 2-methyltransferase: MWSPSDYLTFADERTRPFRELLARISVGSPRRVADLGCGPGNATALLAHRWPDTAVEASDNSPDMVAAARAAGLDATVLDVRDWVPSSDTDVVVSNATLQWVPEHRELLARWPGQLPDGAVIAVQMPGNFDAPSHRIIRDLATSDAWAPRLPTLELRHANAVDDPEQYADLLAARGCAVDAWETTYVQQLRGARPVLDWVSGTALTPIFDLLDEKGRDEFRDDLAPLLAETYPARSDGTTFFPFRRVFVVAVVQNG, translated from the coding sequence ATGTGGAGCCCGTCCGACTACCTCACCTTCGCCGACGAGCGCACCCGTCCGTTCCGCGAACTGCTCGCACGCATCTCTGTCGGGAGTCCCCGGCGCGTCGCCGATCTCGGCTGCGGCCCGGGCAATGCGACGGCGTTGCTCGCGCACCGCTGGCCGGACACCGCCGTCGAGGCGTCGGACAACTCGCCGGACATGGTCGCGGCCGCGCGCGCTGCCGGTCTGGACGCCACCGTGCTCGACGTGCGGGACTGGGTGCCGTCCTCCGACACCGACGTCGTCGTCTCCAACGCGACTCTGCAGTGGGTGCCCGAACACCGGGAACTGCTGGCGCGCTGGCCCGGCCAGTTGCCGGACGGTGCCGTGATCGCCGTCCAGATGCCCGGCAATTTCGATGCACCGTCGCACCGCATCATCCGGGACCTCGCGACATCGGACGCCTGGGCACCGCGACTTCCCACTCTCGAGCTGCGGCACGCGAACGCCGTGGACGATCCCGAGCAGTACGCCGACCTGCTGGCCGCCCGGGGTTGCGCCGTGGACGCCTGGGAGACCACGTACGTCCAGCAACTCCGTGGTGCCCGGCCCGTTCTCGACTGGGTCTCCGGCACCGCTCTCACCCCGATCTTCGACCTCCTCGACGAGAAGGGTCGGGACGAGTTCCGCGACGACCTCGCTCCGTTGTTGGCCGAGACCTACCCGGCGCGATCCGACGGGACCACCTTCTTCCCGTTCCGACGCGTCTTCGTCGTCGCGGTGGTGCAGAACGGCTGA
- a CDS encoding DUF3105 domain-containing protein — MHRSALVPLILSAALLAGGCGRAVEGRPTADAWVPTADNPDPSLALDGIEVVDYPPAYHVLPNYRVAYAFSPPMGGRHDNAWATCTGVVYPEAVRTENMVHSLEHGAVWIAYDPEALDDGEIAALAARVEGEPYLMMSPYPGMDRRISLQSWGHRLAVESSDDERIDRFVSALRLNPNTFPEPGATCATLPTTFDTANPPAFVESAPDPASPLTLPE, encoded by the coding sequence ATGCATCGGTCGGCGCTCGTTCCCCTGATCCTGTCGGCCGCCCTCCTCGCCGGGGGCTGCGGCAGGGCCGTCGAGGGACGTCCGACGGCCGACGCGTGGGTGCCCACCGCCGACAATCCCGACCCCTCTCTCGCGCTCGACGGCATCGAGGTGGTCGACTACCCGCCCGCCTACCACGTACTGCCGAACTACCGTGTGGCGTACGCCTTCTCACCGCCGATGGGTGGTCGACACGACAACGCGTGGGCGACGTGCACCGGCGTGGTCTATCCGGAGGCCGTGCGCACCGAGAACATGGTGCACTCCCTCGAACACGGTGCCGTGTGGATCGCATACGACCCCGAAGCGCTCGACGACGGCGAGATCGCAGCGCTGGCCGCGCGGGTGGAGGGCGAGCCGTACCTGATGATGTCGCCGTATCCGGGCATGGATCGCCGGATCTCGCTGCAGTCGTGGGGGCATCGCCTGGCAGTGGAGAGCAGCGACGACGAGCGCATCGACCGTTTCGTCTCGGCACTGCGCCTGAATCCGAACACTTTCCCGGAGCCCGGCGCGACGTGCGCGACCCTGCCCACCACGTTCGACACGGCGAACCCGCCGGCGTTCGTCGAGAGCGCGCCGGATCCCGCATCCCCGCTGACCCTTCCGGAGTGA
- a CDS encoding flavodoxin family protein, with product MTVLLVVHHTVSPPMAEMLEAVLAGARSPDIEGVDVRVRPALGATIADVVDADGILLGTPANFGYMSGALKHFLDTVYYPTLGSMNGKPWGAWVYGNNDTAGAVRALTSIVSGWGLEPAAVPVEVTGFDAAARERLVELGSTLAATIIPA from the coding sequence GTGACCGTCCTGCTGGTGGTGCACCACACGGTGTCGCCGCCCATGGCGGAGATGCTCGAGGCGGTGCTGGCCGGGGCGCGGAGTCCCGACATCGAGGGTGTCGACGTCCGGGTGCGCCCGGCCCTGGGTGCCACGATCGCCGACGTGGTCGACGCGGACGGCATCCTCCTCGGCACTCCCGCGAACTTCGGGTACATGTCCGGTGCTCTCAAGCATTTCCTCGACACGGTGTACTACCCGACGCTCGGGTCGATGAACGGAAAGCCCTGGGGCGCCTGGGTGTACGGCAACAACGACACTGCGGGCGCGGTGCGCGCACTGACGAGCATCGTGAGCGGATGGGGCCTCGAGCCGGCCGCGGTGCCCGTCGAGGTGACCGGGTTCGACGCCGCTGCGCGGGAACGGCTCGTCGAACTCGGTAGCACGTTGGCAGCGACGATCATACCTGCCTGA
- the dapB gene encoding 4-hydroxy-tetrahydrodipicolinate reductase, whose translation MTEAIRVGVLGAAGKVGQAVCEAVEAAADTELVARVDKDDRLETFAENGAQVVVDFTHPSVVMDNLQYLIGAGIHAVVGTTGFDDERLDQVRSWLADSPATGVLIAPNFAIGAVLSMAFAQQAARFFDSVEVIELHHPNKADAPSGTAYRTAALIADARRAAGVGPSPDATTTELDGARGADVDGVRVHSVRLAGLVAHQEVLLGTQGETLTIRHDSIDRTSFTPGVLLGVRSIAARPGLTLGIEPLMDL comes from the coding sequence GTGACAGAGGCGATACGTGTCGGAGTACTCGGCGCGGCCGGCAAGGTCGGCCAGGCGGTGTGCGAGGCCGTCGAGGCCGCGGCCGACACGGAGCTCGTCGCTCGCGTGGACAAGGACGACCGGCTCGAGACGTTCGCCGAGAACGGCGCGCAGGTCGTGGTCGACTTCACCCATCCCAGTGTCGTCATGGACAACCTGCAGTACCTGATCGGCGCCGGGATCCATGCCGTCGTGGGCACCACCGGGTTCGACGACGAGCGACTCGATCAGGTGCGGTCCTGGCTCGCGGACTCGCCCGCGACCGGAGTGCTCATCGCTCCCAACTTCGCCATCGGCGCCGTGCTGTCGATGGCGTTCGCGCAGCAGGCGGCACGCTTCTTCGACTCGGTCGAGGTGATCGAGCTGCACCACCCGAACAAGGCGGACGCGCCGTCCGGCACCGCGTACCGCACGGCGGCGCTCATCGCGGACGCGCGGCGCGCGGCGGGAGTGGGCCCGAGTCCCGACGCGACCACCACCGAACTCGACGGTGCGCGCGGCGCCGACGTCGACGGAGTGCGTGTGCACTCCGTGCGCCTCGCCGGTCTGGTGGCGCACCAGGAGGTGCTCCTGGGAACGCAGGGCGAGACTCTCACCATCAGGCACGACTCGATCGACCGCACCTCCTTCACTCCCGGTGTGCTGCTGGGCGTCCGGTCCATCGCGGCGCGGCCCGGGTTGACGTTGGGCATCGAACCGCTGATGGATCTGTGA
- a CDS encoding zinc-binding dehydrogenase, with protein MKIRGAVLEEIGRSRPFAESRPLTVSELELDPPGEGEILVRIEAAGLCHSDLSVVDGNRVRPVPMLLGHEAAGIVEGVGPGVDLALGTRVVMTFLPRCGECSGCRSNGRTPCIPGSAANNAGTLLGGDVRLRRDGVEIKHHLGVSGFATHTVVDRRSVVPVGDDVPPAVAAVLGCAVLTGGGALLNAASPTEGDTIMVVGLGGVGMAAVLTAASLGLGDVIGVDSMPEKLETARELGATSVYTPQELAESGVRAQIVVEAAGNARAFETALAATAPGGTTVTVGLPSPDARASISPLTLVAEARTIVGSYLGSAVPERDIPTYEQMWREGRFPVEKLVSSRITLDGINRAMDELADGKAIRQVIEFDH; from the coding sequence ATGAAGATTCGCGGAGCTGTCCTGGAAGAGATCGGCCGTTCGCGGCCGTTCGCGGAGTCGCGTCCCCTGACGGTGTCCGAGCTTGAGCTCGATCCTCCCGGCGAGGGGGAGATCCTCGTACGCATCGAGGCGGCGGGGTTGTGCCATTCCGATCTGTCGGTGGTCGACGGCAACCGCGTGCGCCCCGTCCCGATGCTGCTGGGGCACGAGGCCGCGGGCATCGTCGAGGGCGTCGGCCCGGGGGTCGATCTCGCGCTCGGCACGCGCGTGGTGATGACCTTCCTGCCTCGATGCGGTGAGTGCTCGGGGTGCCGGTCGAACGGGCGCACACCGTGCATCCCCGGCAGCGCGGCCAACAACGCCGGCACTCTGCTCGGCGGAGACGTGCGGTTGCGCCGCGACGGCGTCGAGATCAAGCACCATCTCGGGGTGTCCGGTTTCGCGACGCACACGGTGGTGGACCGCCGGTCGGTGGTGCCCGTGGGCGACGACGTCCCGCCGGCCGTCGCCGCGGTGCTCGGGTGCGCGGTGCTCACCGGCGGCGGCGCACTGCTGAACGCCGCGTCCCCCACCGAGGGCGACACCATCATGGTGGTGGGGCTCGGCGGAGTGGGCATGGCCGCGGTGCTCACCGCGGCCTCGCTCGGACTGGGCGACGTCATCGGGGTCGATTCGATGCCGGAGAAGCTGGAGACGGCCCGCGAGTTGGGCGCCACGTCCGTGTACACCCCGCAGGAATTGGCCGAGTCCGGCGTGCGTGCCCAGATCGTCGTGGAGGCCGCCGGCAACGCGCGCGCCTTCGAGACCGCTCTCGCTGCCACGGCTCCGGGCGGCACCACCGTGACAGTGGGCCTGCCGTCGCCAGACGCCCGAGCGTCGATCTCGCCCCTCACGCTCGTGGCCGAGGCGCGGACCATCGTCGGGAGCTACCTCGGGTCCGCCGTTCCCGAACGGGACATTCCGACGTACGAGCAGATGTGGCGCGAGGGCCGCTTCCCGGTGGAGAAACTGGTGTCCTCACGCATCACGCTCGACGGGATCAACCGGGCGATGGACGAACTGGCGGACGGCAAGGCGATTCGTCAGGTCATCGAGTTCGACCACTAG
- a CDS encoding MGH1-like glycoside hydrolase domain-containing protein produces MTDAADQPAHPTVEHSRLAESPGAQSAWRTWGPYLAGRQWGTVREDYSEDGNAWESFPFDHARSRAYRWGEDGLGGICDRFGFLNFSVALWNRRDPILKERLFGLTNGEGNHGEDAKEYWWALDGTPTHSWMTWLYRYPQAEYPYEGLREASRARTRMDREFELADTGVLDENRFFDVVVTYAKASPDDVCIVVDVTNHGPEAASVDVVPHLWLRNTWSWGRDDRTASIVDVTADALPGDMAVVRAEHGFLGRYHLAAQGDARVLFCDNETNAVELFGAAENLSAWTKDGIGRRIVEGDESAVNPDGTGTKSAFWYSLDDVAPGETRSIRLRLSTAVPDSFTFGPGFDAVLADRRYEADQFYDHVIGPDLSAADRHVARRAYAGLLWCKQLYRYDVREWAQGDPVGASAPQSRLDATARNHAWSHFSLADVVSMPDEWEYPWFAAWDLAFHTIPLAHVDPDFAKEQLVLMCREWAMHPNGQLPAYEWEFGDVNPPVHAWAVWQVYRIDGHRDREFLVRVFTKLLLNFSWWVNRKDAGGSNIFEGGFLGMDNIGMFNRSEPLPPGFRLEQSDATSWMAFYCQQMFKIAIELARHDSAWDDVATKFFAHFLSIAEAVGSFGSAQMSLWHEEDGFFYDVLAPPHGDAVPLRVRSMVGLLPILGATEIPSWVPKECPDLTSRLRWLQHRRPDLVSPMMSRNDNGTWRMLLALVDPDRLRRILERMFDSDEFLSSFGIRSLSASYRDGVTMEVEGRSLSIEYEPGESRTSMFGGNSNWRGPVWFPVNVLLADKLRAYGRYFGDTFTIEIPTGSGVQRTLVEAAEIIENGLADLFRVRGSGRPSDGDRIESSDDPLWSEHPTFSEYFDGDTGEGLGASHQTGWTALVAHLLNPRVPQPPTPPG; encoded by the coding sequence GTGACCGACGCCGCAGATCAGCCTGCACACCCGACCGTCGAGCACTCTCGGCTCGCCGAATCGCCCGGAGCACAGAGCGCCTGGCGTACCTGGGGCCCGTATCTCGCGGGCCGTCAGTGGGGCACCGTGCGCGAGGACTACTCCGAGGACGGTAACGCCTGGGAGTCCTTCCCCTTCGACCACGCCCGCTCGCGCGCCTACCGATGGGGCGAGGACGGCCTCGGGGGCATCTGCGACCGCTTCGGCTTCCTCAATTTCTCGGTGGCCCTGTGGAACCGGCGCGATCCGATCCTCAAGGAGCGGCTGTTCGGACTCACCAACGGTGAGGGCAATCACGGCGAGGACGCCAAGGAGTACTGGTGGGCGCTCGACGGAACGCCCACCCACAGCTGGATGACCTGGCTCTACCGCTACCCGCAGGCCGAGTACCCCTACGAGGGGCTGCGTGAGGCGAGCCGCGCGCGCACACGCATGGACCGCGAGTTCGAACTGGCCGACACCGGGGTGCTGGACGAGAACCGGTTCTTCGACGTGGTCGTCACCTACGCCAAGGCGTCGCCGGACGACGTGTGCATCGTCGTCGACGTCACCAATCACGGGCCCGAGGCCGCATCGGTCGACGTGGTGCCGCATCTGTGGTTGCGCAACACGTGGTCCTGGGGGCGCGACGATCGCACCGCCTCCATCGTCGACGTCACGGCGGACGCGCTTCCCGGTGACATGGCCGTGGTGCGTGCGGAGCACGGTTTTCTCGGCCGGTACCACCTCGCCGCTCAGGGTGATGCGCGAGTGCTGTTCTGCGACAACGAGACCAATGCGGTGGAGCTGTTCGGCGCCGCGGAGAACCTCTCGGCCTGGACGAAGGACGGCATCGGGCGGCGCATCGTCGAGGGCGACGAGTCGGCCGTCAATCCGGACGGCACGGGGACGAAGAGTGCGTTCTGGTACTCGCTCGACGACGTGGCGCCCGGCGAGACCCGCAGCATCCGTCTCCGGTTGAGCACCGCGGTGCCGGACTCGTTCACGTTCGGCCCCGGCTTCGACGCGGTCCTCGCCGACCGACGGTACGAGGCGGACCAGTTCTACGACCACGTCATCGGCCCGGATCTGTCCGCGGCCGACCGCCACGTCGCACGGCGCGCCTACGCCGGCCTGCTGTGGTGCAAACAGCTCTACCGCTACGACGTACGCGAGTGGGCGCAGGGTGATCCGGTGGGAGCGTCGGCGCCGCAGTCGCGACTCGACGCGACCGCCCGCAACCATGCCTGGTCGCACTTCTCGCTCGCGGACGTCGTCTCCATGCCGGACGAGTGGGAGTACCCGTGGTTCGCCGCATGGGATCTCGCCTTCCACACCATCCCGCTGGCGCACGTCGACCCGGACTTCGCCAAGGAACAGCTCGTGCTCATGTGTCGCGAGTGGGCGATGCACCCCAACGGTCAACTGCCCGCGTACGAGTGGGAGTTCGGAGACGTCAACCCGCCGGTCCACGCCTGGGCGGTGTGGCAGGTCTACCGCATCGACGGACACCGCGACCGTGAGTTCCTGGTCCGGGTGTTCACCAAGCTGCTGTTGAACTTCTCGTGGTGGGTCAACCGCAAGGACGCGGGCGGCTCCAACATCTTCGAGGGCGGCTTCCTCGGGATGGACAACATCGGGATGTTCAACCGCTCGGAACCACTGCCTCCCGGTTTCCGACTCGAGCAGTCCGACGCGACCAGTTGGATGGCGTTCTACTGCCAGCAGATGTTCAAGATCGCGATCGAACTGGCACGCCACGACTCCGCCTGGGACGACGTCGCGACGAAGTTCTTCGCGCACTTCCTGTCCATCGCGGAGGCCGTGGGATCCTTCGGGTCGGCGCAGATGTCGCTGTGGCACGAGGAGGACGGATTCTTCTACGACGTCCTCGCCCCACCGCACGGTGACGCGGTGCCGCTGCGGGTGCGCTCGATGGTGGGCCTCCTGCCGATCCTGGGGGCCACCGAGATCCCGTCGTGGGTGCCGAAGGAGTGTCCGGACCTGACGTCTCGCTTGCGGTGGTTGCAGCACCGGAGACCGGATCTGGTGTCCCCGATGATGTCGCGCAACGACAACGGGACCTGGCGCATGCTCCTCGCCCTCGTCGATCCCGATCGGCTGCGGCGCATCCTCGAGCGCATGTTCGACAGCGACGAGTTCCTGTCGTCCTTCGGTATCCGGTCGCTGTCCGCGTCCTACCGCGACGGCGTCACGATGGAGGTCGAGGGCCGATCACTGTCCATCGAGTACGAGCCGGGGGAGTCCCGCACGTCGATGTTCGGCGGGAACTCGAACTGGCGCGGCCCGGTGTGGTTCCCCGTCAACGTGCTGCTCGCCGACAAGCTCCGCGCCTACGGTCGCTACTTCGGCGACACGTTCACCATCGAGATCCCCACCGGGTCCGGCGTGCAGCGCACCCTGGTCGAGGCCGCCGAGATCATCGAGAACGGCCTCGCGGACCTGTTCCGCGTGCGCGGATCCGGTCGGCCGTCGGACGGCGATCGCATCGAGTCCTCGGACGATCCGCTGTGGTCGGAACATCCGACCTTCAGCGAGTACTTCGACGGGGACACCGGAGAGGGGCTCGGCGCCAGCCATCAGACCGGCTGGACCGCGCTGGTCGCGCATCTTCTCAATCCCAGAGTGCCGCAACCGCCGACGCCGCCGGGTTAA